In Paraburkholderia youngii, the genomic stretch GGTGCGCGCAGGAAAAGTTGTGGGCGGTTTTTGGCCTGACGTTGATGGACGTCTTTTGCGCAGTCTTCGGCGCGACCTGCTCGCGCAAGCCCACATGGCACAATGTCGGCCTCGTTCCGTCTGTTTGTGTCTTCCGTGTCATGACTCCTCTCTCCGAACTCGCGCAAGGGCAGCAGTACCCCGCCGCCGCGCTGTATGTGGTGGCCACGCCGATCGGCAACATCGCCGACATCACGCTGCGCGCGCTGCACGTACTCGGACTCGCGGATCGCATCGCCGCCGAGGACACCCGCAACACCGGTCAGCTGCTCGCGCGCTACGGCATCTCGAAGCCGCTCGTCGCCGTGCATCAGCATAACGAGCGCGCCGCCGCGCAGCGCGTGATCGAGTATCTGCAGGCCGGCGAGCGTGTGGCATACGTGTCCGACGCGGGTACGCCGGGCATCTCGGACCCGGGGGCCAAGCTCGTCGATGCCGTTCGCGAGGCCGGCTTCGCGGTGGTCCCGCTGCCCGGCGCGAGCGCGCTCGCCACCGCGCTCAGCGCGACCGGCGACTGGGTCGCGACGTTCTCGTTCCTCGGCTTCCTGCCGCCGAAGCCGAAGGCGCGCGCCGCCGCCTTGCAGGCGCTCGCGCAGCACCCTCACGCGATGGTGTTCTACGAAGCACCGCACCGGATCATCGAGACGGTGCAGGCGCTCGCCGATGCGTTCGGCGGCACGCGTCGTCTGCTGATCGCGCGAGAACTAACGAAGTTACACGAAGCGCTGCACCAGAGCACCCTGGCCGAAGGGCCAACGTGGCTCGCCGCCGATGCGAACCGGCAGCGGGGCGAATTCGTGCTGGTGGTCGAAGGCGCTTCGCCCGAAGAGGCCGGCGAGCACGATCACGACGCGCTGCTCGGCATCCTGCTCGAAGAATTGACGGTGAGCAGCGCCGCGAAGGTCGCGGCGGCGCTCACGGGCGCATCGCGCAACGCGCTGTACACGCGCGCGCTCGCGCTGAAGCAAGACAAGCCCGACACCTGAGGACAAAGCCGGGCGGGCAAAAGGCGGAAGAGAAAGAGAAAAGGGCCGCATGTCGCGGCCCTTCGCTTGTCTACAGACGGTTGGTTCAGCCGACGCGGCATCACCGCCGCCGTCACGTCACATCACTTGTTCGAATCCGAGTTCGACGCGAGCGTCTCGTTCAGCTCGGCACGCGCTTCCTGCTGCGTGAGCCCTTCGATCTTGACCCGCGCGGTGCCGCTGTGGCGCATGTCGAGCATGCCGGCGGCCGCCATCGACAGGTCGATCACGCGGCCGCGCGCGTACGGACCGCGGTCGTTGATCCGTACGATCACCGAGCGCGAATTGGCCGGATTGGTCACGCGCACGTACGAGCCGAGCGGCAGCGTACGATGCGCGGCCGTCAGGGCGTGCATGTCGTAACGCTCGCCGTTGGCGGTGCGGCGGCCGTGGAAGAAGCGTCCGTACCACGACGCACGTCCAATCTGATGGAAGTCCGGAACGTCGACGCCGTCGTCGGTGAGCGGCTTCGCGTCAGCCAGCGACGGCGCAGGCGCGTCCGACGTGCCCGGGCTCGAGGCCGGCGCGCTACCGAACGATTGCGGTCCGAAAGAACTCAGGTGCATGTTCTTCGTACGTTGCGGCGTGTCGTTCGCGGACGTGTCGCTCGCACCGGGAGGCGTGGCGCAGCCGGCCAGTACAAAAAAGGCAAAAAGAGTCCCTAGACCACGGGATAGCCGAGTTTTCATAAGACGTGCAAACACATAGTCGAGCCGCGTCACCCGCGAAACTGCTGGGCATGTCGCTTGCGGCTCCGGCGGTAGGGACGACAACGCGCCGCGCGAAAAAGCGCAGTACGTCAAAGCCCGGATGCGGCTCACTCAGCCGCTACCGCACGGTTAATTTTCACGTCTGGCGCAACCTGTCCCCGGCAGCCTGACCAGACCCCACATGCCGCCAATCGAACGTGGCAAACACGTTCTTGCGCGCGTAACTCAGCGCGCAGGAACGGCGGCGTAGGCCCCACCCAGCGTCACGGAGGTTAATTCCGTAGCAGGCGCGCGGCGCCTGGCTGGGCAAGACGTGTGCATCGAACGCATCGATACTTGATGGCCGTCGGCATTCCGACAGCCCTTACTTGAATAGCGAGCGGCATCTCCGTTTTGTGAGGATGCGTCGCCTTGTGGCTGCACAACTCTTGTGCATGGACTCCATTATACCCAAAAAAAAATTTTGGGATGGCGAGCACCCACAATCCTTGATCAATCTTCACATTTATCGCAAAAATGGGCAGGCGACAGGCGCGACGATGCCATGCGCAAGCCCGTCGCGTCGGCGACGGAGACTGTCGCGAGGCCGGTACAATCAACGTTTTTCCAGCGCGTCGTTGCAGCCATGAAAGTCACCCTGATCCCCGTCACGCCGTTCCAGCAGAACTGCTCGCTGCTCGTATGCGAGACCACCGGGCGCGCGGCCGTCGTCGATCCGGGCGGCGACCTCGACATGATCCAACGCGAAGTCGCGCGGCAGAACGTGACCGTCGAGAAGGTCTTGCTGACACACGGCCACATCGATCACTGCGCCGGCGCGAAGACGCTCGCCACCCACTACGGCGTGCCGATCGAAGGTCCGCATCCCGACGAACGCTTCTGGCTCGACAAATTGCCGGATCAAAGCACGCGCTTCGGCTTCCCCGCGGCCGATGCCTTCGAGCCGGACCGCTGGCTGCAAGACGGCGACACCGTGCAGTTCGGCGACGAAACCTTCGAGGTGTACCACTGCCCCGGCCACACACCGGGCCACGTGGTCTTCTTCAGCCGGGCGCACCGGCTTGCGCTGGTCGGCGACGTGCTGTTCGCCGGCTCGATCGGCCGCACGGATTTCCCGCGCGGCAACCACGCGGACCTGATCCGCTCGATCCGCGACAAACTCTGGCCGCTCGGCGACGACATCACGTTCGTGCCGGGCCACGGCCCGACCTCGACGTTCGGCGCCGAGCGCCGCACGAATCCCTATGTCGCCGACGGAGTGGGCGCATGAGCAGCGAAATCTATGTCAGTACCGACGTCGAAGCGGACGGCCCGATCCCAGGCCCGCATTCGATGCTGAGCTTCGCATCCGCCGCATACACCGAGGACAAGCAGTTGATCGCGACGTTCTCGGCGAATCTCGAACTACTGGAAGGCGCGGCGCCGCATCCAGTGCAAGAAGCGTGGTGGAAGACCCAGCCGGAAGCATGGGCGGCCTGCCGTCAGGACTTGCAGAAGCCCGAGGCCGCCCTGAGCGCCTATGTCGACTGGGTCGAGGCGCTGCCGGGCAAGCCCGTGTTTGTCGCGATGCCGGCTGGCTTCGACTTCACCTATATGTTTTGGTACATGATGCGCTTCGTCGGCCGCTGCCCGTTCTCGTGGTCGGCGCTCGATATCAAGACGCTCGCGTTTGCGATGACCGGCCTGCCGTACCGCAAGAACATCAAGCCGCGCTTTCCGAGACATTGGTTCGACGAGCATCCGCACACGCACGTCGCGCTCGACGACGCAATCGAGCAGGGTGCCCTCTTTTGCAACATGCTGAAGGACTTGCGCGCGCGTCAGCCCGAGCTGCCGGGGGACGGCAAGGATGATGGGGACGGCTCAGGGCAAAACGCCGCTCCGGACCCGGTAAATTAGGCAATCTCGCTCGCGAGAGCCGTTTTACATTGCGTTTCGTTTTCGCGCCCTCTACCATTCGTTGATACGGCGACGCTAACGGAGGCGCAGTTGACACTCGATACGTTCTCACAGAAGATCCTGCGCCTGCTGCAGCTCGACGCACGCCGTTCCGTGCAGGAAATCTCCGACCAGGTCGGGTTGTCGAGCACACCATGCTGGCGGCGCATCAAGGATATGGAACAGTCGGGCGTGATCCAGCGCTACACGGCGCTGCTCGATCGCGAAAAGCTCGGCTTGCACGTGTGCGCGCTCGCGCATATCCATCTGACGCGTCACACCGAAGGCGGCGTCGAGCAGTTCGAGCGGGAAATCGCTACCTGCCCCGAAGTGACCGAGTGCTACAGCACGACGGGCGAATCCGATTACATCCTGAAGATCGTCGCGCCCGACATCAAGGCGTACGACAGCTTTCTGCACGAACGCATTTTCAAGATTCCGGCCGTCGCGCAGGTGCGCACGAGCGTGGTGCTGCGCGAAATCAAGTTCGATACGCAGTTGCCGTTGTGACGGATGCCGCCACCGCGGGCGGCATGGAAGTTCGCGGTTTCGGGCGTCCGAAACTGACCAAACTCAGGTGGCGTTGTGAGGCTCGGTGGCGGTTGACCGACCGGCGGGAGCGGTGCCGGTCTTGAGCTCCGCCGCCGAACCGCCTTGCGCGGCCGAGATATCCCGTTGCAGCAGCACGTCGAGCTTGCGTGCGCCGAGACGACGCTTGAGCGCCGTCAGATCGACGCGGCCGAGCGACTGCGCCTCGCTCTCCAGCAAACGAGCGACTTCGGCACCCTCCGCAGCGCGCCCTTCAGCAGACCCCGCCGCCGGCAACACCACCTCCACGTCGAGCCCGGTGCTCAGGTAGTGCAGATTCACCGCAGCGGCCCGCAAGCCACCGGCAGCCAGCGCCTCGTCGACCTCGGCGGTCACGCGCTCACGCGGCGGCAGATCGACCGGTGGATGCGCGAGCGCGTCGTTTTCCGGGTCAACGTGAATCAGCGCATCGAGCACGCGCTTGTCGGTCAGCACACGCAGACGCGCCGACTCCGCGATGTAATGGCCTTCCGACACCGAAATCATCGGATCGACGAGGATATGCGCGTCGACGAGCGCGAAATCGCCCGTCTTGCGCGTGCGCATTTCGTGCACGTCACGCACGCCCGGGGTGGACATCAGCAGCGCGCGCATGTCGGCGGCGGCGGTTTCGTCGAGCGCACGGTCCGACAGATCCTGCAACGCGTCCCAACCGAAGGTCCAGCCCATGCGCGCGACCATGAAGCCGACGATAGCCGCCGCGATCGGGTCGAGCAACCGCAGGCCGGCGAGACTTCCGACCACGCCGATCCCCACCACCAGAGACGACGCCGCGTCCGAGCGGGCGTGCCATGCGTTCGCGATCAGCATCGCGGAACGCACCCGGTTCGCCTCGTGCAGCATGTAGCGAAACAGCGCTTCCTTCGAGACCAGTACGAGCGCCGCGACCGCGAGCGCGCTCATATGCACGGCGGGAATATTTTGTAGATCGGCGAGCCGCGTACCGGCGCGCCACAACATACCGACGCCGACCGAGATCAGCAGCGCGCCGAGAAATAACGACGCCACTGTCTCATAACGGCTATGTCCGTAATTGTGATCGGCGTCGGGTTTTGCCCCGCTATGCCGATTGGCAATCAGCACGACAAAATCGGAAATGAGATCGGCGAGCGAATGGACACCGTCGGCAACCAGCGCCTGCGAGTGCGCGATCGTACCGATGATGATTTGCAGCGTCATCAATACGGTATTGACCGCAATACTCGCAAAGGTACTCTTGCGTGCAACGCGTTGTTTCTCGGCGGTTTGGGCGATCGCGGCGGACGGCATGCTGAAAAGGCGGAAAGGTCAGTTGTTGCTATTGTACCCGCCACGATTCGCCTGCGCAGGGAAGGCTGCGAAAAAACCTTTTTAAATCAGTCGCTTATCTAAACGAAAAGCATTCGCGTTCCAGCTACCTGAAGTGCATGCGACAGAAACCCGGCGCCGCAAATGACAAAACCGCGCCCTGAACGGTGCGCGGCTTTTTGAGATTCTGCAGCAGGCTATAAACGCGGCGGATTGCCAGTATCCGCATTACGTGCAGGCAAACCCTTACCATCCGCCGGATCTCGATTACTTCTGGATCAGAAACTTTTCGCGATCAAGACCGGCGATCCAGCGCGGCGGCTTGCCGCGACCGGACCACGTGCTGCCGCTTTCGGGATCACGATATTTAGGCGCGACGCCTGCGCGCGGCCGGCTCGCTTTAGCGCCCTTCGGTGCGCGGCCGCCGCCGAGTTCGCTCAGCGAAATGCCGTAGTCGGCCATTTTCTGCTTGATTTCATTCAAGACTTCCGCGTATTCGCGCGACTTCGCTTCTTCAATCTGCTTTTCGAGCTTCTCGCGCTGCGCGAGTAGTTCCTTGTAAGAAGACATAGGTTCCCTTGTGGTATGGATAAATGACGCCGGTCTTTTGCCGACTCGCCTTTGAAGGTTTCATGCCTCGGAATTTGATGGCGAGATTAACACAAAATAGAAAGGCTGGATAAGCGCCCGGAAAAAATTAATTTAAATTCGTTTCAAAAAGTTTCCTGCGTCGCTTCTGGGTCGGACAGCGGCCTTTCAAATAGGTGATTTCGCACGTCGCTGAAAAAATTCCCCCAGTCTGCATATTGATCCGATTTAACTATCAGAAAATGAGACTTGAACCGCCTATTGGCCATCAAACATTTCACGGCATGAAAGCTTTGGCTCGGATAAGCACGCACTTTTGATACAGGCGTCCGTTCGTTGCGACTGGCGCACGCTTGTTTTTCCGATAAACGATAAATGCTTAATCCGCATGCCGCTCGATGCAGACTTCGAGCGCCGCGTGCAATGTGCCGGTATCGGATCGCGCGTCATCGAATGCGAAGCGGCGACGCACACCGTTGCGTTTCAGATCGGCGCCGTAACGGTCGCCGCCCAGCATTTCGACGCCGCCCGCGCCACTAAACCGGCGACCGAACTCCGCGATCAGCGCGTCCTCGTCGCTGGCGGCAAGCGGTGGCAGCGGATCGAGTTGCGCGCCGTCGAGCCAGCCCATCGCGCCGAAGCCGCCGATGTGGCGCAGCCGCTCGATCTCCATGATCCAGAACGTGAAATCGCCCAACGCCAGATAGCGCTCCGCGTCCGGGTGATAGCGCAGGTAGCGCCGCACCAGTTCCGGGTTCGAGTCGACCGGCTCGAAGCGGCCGAGCAGCGTGACGCGCTGGCTGCCCAGCACGTCGCCATCGGCTGCGTCGACGGCCAGGAAACCGGCGCGCGGATCGGCGTGCAGGTTGTGCGTGTGCTCCGCGAGCCGGCTCACGAGGATCGTCGGACGATGCCGTGCGTCCGGCGCGAACGGCAGCACCGACGGATACGGAAAGCCCTCCGGCTGGCGAGCGTGCGTGGCGAGCGTGCCGACCGCGGCCGTGTGCAGCAGATGCAGCGGAGCGTGAGCGGGAATGTTCAACTGAGCGTTCCTCGGGTGAATTTGGAATGAACGGGAGAGCGGTGAGCGGCACAAAAGCCGTCACGCGCAGCAATTCAAAAAGCAACAGCGGCGCACCAAAGCATGACATCCAGCAATCCCGCTTCGTTGCATCTCCAGCCCATCAATCGTATGCGCCCGATCCCACGGCTCCAAGCGTTAGCCACCACGCTTCGATAAAATCGGAGATCCGCTTTCAATGCGCTTTCTCGCGCCCTCCGCCTCGAGACCTCCGTGCCCGATCACCACGCCTCCGAATTCGCCGTCCTCCCCGCCGCCCATCGCAACTTGTCCGTCACCGCACGGCAACGCGCACGGATCGCCACGATGGCGCTGTTTTTCATCGCCGGCATGATGTACGCGTCGTGGGGCGTGCACGTGCCGACGGTGCGCGATCGCTTCCATCTGAATCCGGCGATGCTGTCGTTCGCGTTGTTCGCGGTGGCGGGCGGATCGATCGGCGCGATGGTGACCAATGCGTCGTGGATCGCGCGGGTCGGCACACGCCGGGCCTGTCTGGCCGGCGGCCTCGCGATGGCCGCCTGCGCGGCGCTGATTCTGGCCGTGCCCGCGTACTGGATTCTGCTGGTCGTGCTGGCCGTCTTCGGCGCCGGCATGGCCACGCTCGACGTCGCGATGAACGCCGAAGCGAGCGCCGTCGAAAAGGCGCTCGGCAAGCCGATCATGTCCTCGCTGCACGGCATGTTCAGTCTTGGCGGCATGTTCGGCGCAGCGGTCGGTGGGGCGCTGCTGTCGCGTGGCATGGCGCCGGCCCTGCATCTCGCGCTCGCCGCGGCGACCAGCGCGCTCGTGCTGGTGCTCGCCTGCCCGTCGGTGTTGCCGCACGTGCCGCACGCCGAGCATCCCGATGCGGCGACACCACGTGCGAGCCGCTGGCGCTCGCCGGCGCTATGGGCGCTCGGCACGATGGCGCTGGTCGCACTGATCGCCGAAGGCGCGATGTACGACTGGGCCACGGTCTATATGCGCGATGTCGTGCTCTCGACGCCCGCGCTCGCCAGCGCCGCCTACGCGGCGTTTTCCGGCGGCATGGCAGTCGCGCGTTTTGCCGGCGACGCGGTGCGCGCCCGCTTCGGCGCACCCCAGCTCGTGATGATCAGCGCGGCGCTCGCCTGCGCCGGGATGGTCGACGCGCTGCTGCTGCCGAATCCGGTGGCAGCGCTAGCCGGCTTTGCGCTGATCGGCCTGGGCCTCGCGAACATGATGCCGGTGCTGTTCGCGGCGGCGGCGAGCGTGAAGGGCATCCACGCGGCTGAAGGGCTCGCGCACGTCGCGGGGCTGGCCTATTTCGGCTTGCTGCTCGGACCGGTGATCATCGGCGCCGTCGCGCAGGTGACCAATCTGACGATCGGACTGTCGGTCGTCGCGGTGTGCGCCGCGATGATCGCCTTCGCCGGGCCGAAGGTGCTGCGGCGTTTGAAGATCTGACAGGAGCGGTGAACAAAAGAAAAGGCACGCAAGCCTCGCGGCCCACGTGCCTCTCAAGCTGCGAATCGAAGTGCGGCGCGACGCCGCCTTCGATCACACCGAATTTACATCTTCACGACGTCGAGCAGCGTCTTCTTGCCTTGCTTGTAGTTGTACAGCGAGATCACGCCGTGCTGCAGGTCGCCCTTCGAGTCGAACGTCGTTTCGCCGATCACGCCCTTGTAGTCGGTCGCCGGCATCGCTGCCAGGATCTTCGCCGGTTCGGTCGAGTTGGCGCGCTTCATCGCGTCGACGATGATGTACACAGCGTCATACGTGAACGGCGCGTAAATCTGGATCGGCTGGCCGAAGCGCTTCTCGTACTTCGTTTCGAACGCCTTGCCGCCTGCCATCTTTTCGAGCGCCATGCCGGCTTCCGAGCAGACGATGTTGTCGGTTGCGTCGCCGGCCAGGTCCGACAGCTTGTCGGTACACACGCCGTCACCTGCGAGCACCTTCGCGCGCAGGCCGAGCTGCTTTGCCTGCTTGGCGAACGGGCCGCCGGTTGCGTCCATGCCGCCGTACATGATCGCGTCGGGGTTTTCACCCTTGATCTTCGTCAGAATCGCGCGGAAGTCGACGGCCTTGTCGTTCGTCGCGTCGTGCGATACGACGTTCAGACCGAGCGCCTTCGCGGTCTTCTCGAACTCGTTCGCGAGACCCTGGCCGTAAGCGGTCGAGTCGTCGACGATCGCGACGCTCTTCACCTTCATGCCCTTCGCCGCGTAGTTCGCGAGTGCCGGGCCTTGCTGAGCGTCGGTCGCGACGACGCGGTAGGTCGTCTTGAAGCCTTGCTGCGTGTAGGCCGGGTTCGTTGCCGACGGCGAGATCTGCACGATGCCCGAATCGCTATAGATCTTCGATGCCGGGATCGAGGTGCCCGAGTTCAGGTGGCCGACCACGGCGACGACCTTGTCGTCGACGAGCTTCTGCGCAACCTGCGTAGCCGTGCGGGGGTCAGCCGCGTCGTCTTGCGCGTCGAGTTGCAGCGTGACCTTCTGGCCGCCGATC encodes the following:
- the rsmI gene encoding 16S rRNA (cytidine(1402)-2'-O)-methyltransferase, which translates into the protein MTPLSELAQGQQYPAAALYVVATPIGNIADITLRALHVLGLADRIAAEDTRNTGQLLARYGISKPLVAVHQHNERAAAQRVIEYLQAGERVAYVSDAGTPGISDPGAKLVDAVREAGFAVVPLPGASALATALSATGDWVATFSFLGFLPPKPKARAAALQALAQHPHAMVFYEAPHRIIETVQALADAFGGTRRLLIARELTKLHEALHQSTLAEGPTWLAADANRQRGEFVLVVEGASPEEAGEHDHDALLGILLEELTVSSAAKVAAALTGASRNALYTRALALKQDKPDT
- a CDS encoding septal ring lytic transglycosylase RlpA family protein — encoded protein: MKTRLSRGLGTLFAFFVLAGCATPPGASDTSANDTPQRTKNMHLSSFGPQSFGSAPASSPGTSDAPAPSLADAKPLTDDGVDVPDFHQIGRASWYGRFFHGRRTANGERYDMHALTAAHRTLPLGSYVRVTNPANSRSVIVRINDRGPYARGRVIDLSMAAAGMLDMRHSGTARVKIEGLTQQEARAELNETLASNSDSNK
- a CDS encoding MBL fold metallo-hydrolase codes for the protein MKVTLIPVTPFQQNCSLLVCETTGRAAVVDPGGDLDMIQREVARQNVTVEKVLLTHGHIDHCAGAKTLATHYGVPIEGPHPDERFWLDKLPDQSTRFGFPAADAFEPDRWLQDGDTVQFGDETFEVYHCPGHTPGHVVFFSRAHRLALVGDVLFAGSIGRTDFPRGNHADLIRSIRDKLWPLGDDITFVPGHGPTSTFGAERRTNPYVADGVGA
- a CDS encoding exonuclease, with protein sequence MSSEIYVSTDVEADGPIPGPHSMLSFASAAYTEDKQLIATFSANLELLEGAAPHPVQEAWWKTQPEAWAACRQDLQKPEAALSAYVDWVEALPGKPVFVAMPAGFDFTYMFWYMMRFVGRCPFSWSALDIKTLAFAMTGLPYRKNIKPRFPRHWFDEHPHTHVALDDAIEQGALFCNMLKDLRARQPELPGDGKDDGDGSGQNAAPDPVN
- a CDS encoding Lrp/AsnC family transcriptional regulator, whose protein sequence is MTLDTFSQKILRLLQLDARRSVQEISDQVGLSSTPCWRRIKDMEQSGVIQRYTALLDREKLGLHVCALAHIHLTRHTEGGVEQFEREIATCPEVTECYSTTGESDYILKIVAPDIKAYDSFLHERIFKIPAVAQVRTSVVLREIKFDTQLPL
- a CDS encoding cation diffusion facilitator family transporter; translated protein: MPSAAIAQTAEKQRVARKSTFASIAVNTVLMTLQIIIGTIAHSQALVADGVHSLADLISDFVVLIANRHSGAKPDADHNYGHSRYETVASLFLGALLISVGVGMLWRAGTRLADLQNIPAVHMSALAVAALVLVSKEALFRYMLHEANRVRSAMLIANAWHARSDAASSLVVGIGVVGSLAGLRLLDPIAAAIVGFMVARMGWTFGWDALQDLSDRALDETAAADMRALLMSTPGVRDVHEMRTRKTGDFALVDAHILVDPMISVSEGHYIAESARLRVLTDKRVLDALIHVDPENDALAHPPVDLPPRERVTAEVDEALAAGGLRAAAVNLHYLSTGLDVEVVLPAAGSAEGRAAEGAEVARLLESEAQSLGRVDLTALKRRLGARKLDVLLQRDISAAQGGSAAELKTGTAPAGRSTATEPHNAT
- a CDS encoding H-NS histone family protein; this encodes MSSYKELLAQREKLEKQIEEAKSREYAEVLNEIKQKMADYGISLSELGGGRAPKGAKASRPRAGVAPKYRDPESGSTWSGRGKPPRWIAGLDREKFLIQK
- a CDS encoding HugZ family pyridoxamine 5'-phosphate oxidase; this encodes MNIPAHAPLHLLHTAAVGTLATHARQPEGFPYPSVLPFAPDARHRPTILVSRLAEHTHNLHADPRAGFLAVDAADGDVLGSQRVTLLGRFEPVDSNPELVRRYLRYHPDAERYLALGDFTFWIMEIERLRHIGGFGAMGWLDGAQLDPLPPLAASDEDALIAEFGRRFSGAGGVEMLGGDRYGADLKRNGVRRRFAFDDARSDTGTLHAALEVCIERHAD
- a CDS encoding MFS transporter, whose protein sequence is MPDHHASEFAVLPAAHRNLSVTARQRARIATMALFFIAGMMYASWGVHVPTVRDRFHLNPAMLSFALFAVAGGSIGAMVTNASWIARVGTRRACLAGGLAMAACAALILAVPAYWILLVVLAVFGAGMATLDVAMNAEASAVEKALGKPIMSSLHGMFSLGGMFGAAVGGALLSRGMAPALHLALAAATSALVLVLACPSVLPHVPHAEHPDAATPRASRWRSPALWALGTMALVALIAEGAMYDWATVYMRDVVLSTPALASAAYAAFSGGMAVARFAGDAVRARFGAPQLVMISAALACAGMVDALLLPNPVAALAGFALIGLGLANMMPVLFAAAASVKGIHAAEGLAHVAGLAYFGLLLGPVIIGAVAQVTNLTIGLSVVAVCAAMIAFAGPKVLRRLKI
- a CDS encoding branched-chain amino acid ABC transporter substrate-binding protein, translated to MSIKIQKLLPISAAALLFATLATSAAADTVIKIGHVAPLTGGIAHLGKDNENGARLAVEEINAKGLTIGGQKVTLQLDAQDDAADPRTATQVAQKLVDDKVVAVVGHLNSGTSIPASKIYSDSGIVQISPSATNPAYTQQGFKTTYRVVATDAQQGPALANYAAKGMKVKSVAIVDDSTAYGQGLANEFEKTAKALGLNVVSHDATNDKAVDFRAILTKIKGENPDAIMYGGMDATGGPFAKQAKQLGLRAKVLAGDGVCTDKLSDLAGDATDNIVCSEAGMALEKMAGGKAFETKYEKRFGQPIQIYAPFTYDAVYIIVDAMKRANSTEPAKILAAMPATDYKGVIGETTFDSKGDLQHGVISLYNYKQGKKTLLDVVKM